One Actinomadura viridis genomic region harbors:
- a CDS encoding MMPL family transporter has product MLDRLAGLVLRKPKSVLVLVLVFVLAGGAVSQTMTKRLTMGGYSDENSESHHAAQVLAQTFKQGEPNFMLLVTDRRGIDDPAVAAAGTALTQRLQREAGLQSVASYWTAGKPAALRNKDGNRALVMGTIAGDFDTMLERVKELAPAYEGRFQGLEVKAGGSALMWHENTETATKDVTRADSIVFPVLLVVLILIFGSLVAAALPLVVAFATMLMTMLALWGLTFFVDSSFFVINVTTFLGLGLAVDYSLLIVSRYREELRKGLDMPDAIRVTLRTAGRTVVFSAVIVAIALSVVLVLPFTIFTSLASSAIVTALLCALSSLIVVPALLVMLGHRIDKLRLIKRKDGPATATENGFWHRLALFVMRRPIPVALLVLAFVMVLGLPAKDLKLRLPDEQVLPKSAHAAQTAQILRAEFNTQEQQVIQVVARGVGDPAARGAQIADYAGRLSALPNVARVDALTGSYVKGQVAASPELANYRFRAPDATFLNVVPAVDGLSKAGEDLVRDVRAERSPFSDVLVGGAPAVSADTFEKLYDRLPLALGLLALGMYVLLFLLTGSVLLPIIAMVLTMLSLSATFGALVFIFQDGNLLWLVGDVIVTGAITWTVPIMLFALAFGLSMDYQVFMLARFREEYDATGDNTTAVATGLERTGRVVTYAAVCISLVFLAWITSGLSYTKAVGIGLPLAILMDATLIRGAMLPAFMKLAGRANWWAPGPLRRIHARFGVSEGGEDAAGDSRAKEEPVPAR; this is encoded by the coding sequence ATGCTCGACAGGCTGGCAGGACTCGTCCTGCGCAAGCCCAAGAGCGTTCTGGTCTTGGTGCTGGTTTTCGTCCTCGCCGGCGGGGCCGTCTCGCAGACCATGACCAAACGGCTCACGATGGGCGGATACTCCGACGAGAACTCCGAGTCGCACCACGCGGCCCAGGTCCTCGCACAGACGTTCAAGCAGGGCGAGCCCAACTTCATGCTGCTGGTCACCGACCGCCGCGGCATCGACGACCCGGCGGTGGCCGCCGCGGGCACCGCGCTGACCCAGCGGCTCCAGCGCGAGGCCGGCCTGCAGAGCGTCGCGTCCTACTGGACGGCGGGCAAGCCCGCGGCGCTGCGCAACAAGGACGGAAACCGCGCGCTGGTCATGGGCACCATCGCCGGCGACTTCGACACGATGCTCGAACGGGTCAAGGAGCTGGCGCCCGCGTACGAGGGCCGGTTCCAGGGACTGGAGGTCAAGGCCGGCGGCTCGGCCCTGATGTGGCACGAGAACACCGAGACCGCGACCAAGGACGTGACACGCGCCGACTCGATCGTGTTCCCGGTCCTGCTGGTGGTACTGATACTGATCTTCGGCAGCCTGGTGGCGGCGGCGCTCCCGCTGGTGGTCGCCTTCGCCACGATGCTGATGACGATGCTGGCGCTGTGGGGGCTGACGTTCTTCGTCGACTCCTCGTTCTTCGTCATCAACGTCACCACCTTCCTCGGGCTGGGGCTGGCGGTCGACTACAGCCTCCTGATCGTCAGCCGCTACCGGGAAGAACTGCGCAAGGGCCTGGACATGCCGGACGCGATCCGGGTCACGCTCCGCACGGCCGGCCGCACGGTGGTCTTCTCCGCGGTGATCGTGGCGATCGCGCTGTCGGTCGTCCTGGTCCTGCCGTTCACCATCTTCACCTCGCTGGCCTCCTCCGCCATCGTCACCGCGCTGCTGTGCGCGCTGTCCTCGCTGATCGTCGTCCCCGCGCTGCTGGTCATGCTGGGCCACCGGATCGACAAGCTGCGCCTGATCAAGCGTAAGGACGGCCCGGCGACGGCCACGGAGAACGGCTTCTGGCACCGGCTGGCGCTGTTCGTCATGCGCCGCCCGATCCCGGTCGCCCTGCTGGTGCTGGCGTTCGTGATGGTGCTCGGCCTGCCGGCCAAGGACCTGAAGCTGCGCCTGCCGGACGAGCAGGTGCTGCCCAAGTCCGCCCACGCCGCGCAGACCGCGCAGATCCTGCGGGCCGAGTTCAACACCCAGGAGCAGCAGGTCATCCAGGTCGTGGCGCGCGGCGTCGGCGACCCGGCGGCCCGCGGCGCCCAGATCGCCGACTACGCGGGCCGGCTGTCGGCGCTGCCCAACGTCGCCCGCGTCGACGCGCTGACCGGCAGCTACGTCAAGGGACAGGTGGCGGCCTCGCCCGAGCTGGCCAACTACCGGTTCCGGGCACCGGACGCCACCTTCCTCAACGTGGTCCCGGCCGTCGACGGCCTCTCCAAGGCGGGCGAGGACCTGGTCCGCGACGTCCGCGCCGAACGGTCGCCGTTCTCGGACGTGCTGGTCGGCGGCGCGCCCGCGGTGTCGGCCGACACCTTCGAGAAGCTCTACGACCGGCTGCCGCTCGCGCTGGGCCTGCTGGCGCTCGGGATGTACGTGCTGCTCTTCCTGCTGACCGGGAGCGTGCTGCTGCCGATCATCGCGATGGTGCTGACCATGCTGAGCCTCAGCGCGACCTTCGGCGCCCTGGTGTTCATCTTCCAGGACGGCAACCTGCTCTGGCTCGTGGGCGACGTCATCGTCACCGGCGCCATCACCTGGACGGTGCCCATCATGCTGTTCGCGCTCGCGTTCGGCCTGTCGATGGACTACCAGGTCTTCATGCTGGCGCGGTTCCGGGAGGAGTACGACGCGACCGGCGACAACACGACCGCCGTCGCCACCGGCCTGGAACGCACCGGCCGGGTGGTCACCTACGCCGCGGTGTGCATCTCGCTGGTCTTCCTCGCGTGGATCACCTCCGGCCTGAGCTACACCAAGGCGGTCGGGATCGGCCTGCCGCTGGCGATCCTCATGGACGCGACGCTGATCCGCGGCGCCATGCTGCCGGCGTTCATGAAGCTGGCCGGCCGCGCCAACTGGTGGGCGCCGGGGCCGCTGCGCAGGATCCACGCCCGCTTCGGCGTCAGCGAGGGCGGCGAGGACGCCGCGGGCGACTCGAGGGCGAAGGAGGAACCGGTCCCGGCCCGGTAG
- a CDS encoding NAD-dependent epimerase/dehydratase family protein, with protein MSSGGRTVLVTGATGFVGSAVTCALLEAGHDVVGLVRSPGKARGLVVAGARVAVGDMRDPESYLPLVDDADAVVHAAQLTPAGRVTASKVRRLNAANTLMTGALARRCLRDGKRFVYTGGCFVYGDHGADWIDESTPLSPSPMGEGDAAEIRKLRELHESGLDSVVISPGFVYGPGSTFKDVFYESARRGRLRCPGPGTNHWSCVHVDDLAAAYALALTGAPAGAEYAVVDDAPLPLRSMLDRLAAAVGGTKVGKAPPAAVRLLAGRPAAESLLTSYRVRNAKARRELGWAPRYATVDEGLPPTLDALREGGEFSRHGGG; from the coding sequence ATGTCTTCGGGCGGCCGCACCGTCCTGGTCACCGGTGCCACGGGATTCGTCGGGAGCGCCGTCACGTGCGCGCTGCTGGAGGCGGGGCACGACGTCGTCGGCCTGGTCCGCTCGCCGGGCAAGGCGCGCGGCCTGGTCGTGGCCGGTGCCCGGGTCGCCGTGGGCGACATGCGCGATCCGGAGTCGTACCTGCCGCTGGTGGACGACGCCGACGCCGTCGTCCACGCGGCCCAGCTCACCCCGGCCGGGCGCGTCACCGCGTCCAAGGTCAGGCGCCTGAACGCGGCCAACACCCTGATGACCGGCGCCCTGGCACGGCGGTGCCTGCGGGACGGCAAGCGCTTCGTCTACACCGGCGGCTGCTTCGTGTACGGCGACCACGGCGCGGACTGGATCGACGAGTCCACGCCGCTGTCCCCGTCCCCGATGGGGGAGGGCGACGCCGCCGAGATCCGCAAGCTGCGCGAGCTGCACGAGAGCGGGCTCGACTCCGTCGTCATCTCGCCGGGGTTCGTGTACGGGCCCGGCAGCACGTTCAAGGACGTCTTCTACGAGAGCGCCCGCCGGGGCCGGCTCCGCTGCCCCGGCCCGGGCACCAACCACTGGAGCTGCGTCCACGTCGACGACCTGGCCGCCGCCTACGCGCTGGCGCTCACCGGGGCGCCGGCGGGGGCGGAGTACGCCGTGGTCGACGACGCGCCGCTGCCGCTCCGGTCGATGCTGGACCGGCTCGCGGCGGCGGTGGGCGGCACCAAGGTCGGCAAGGCGCCTCCGGCGGCCGTACGGCTGCTGGCGGGCCGGCCGGCCGCGGAGTCCCTGCTGACCTCCTACCGCGTGCGCAACGCCAAGGCGCGCCGTGAGCTCGGCTGGGCGCCGCGCTACGCCACGGTGGACGAGGGCCTGCCGCCCACGCTCGACGCCCTGCGCGAGGGCGGGGAGTTCTCCCGGCACGGCGGGGGCTGA
- a CDS encoding nucleotide sugar dehydrogenase has protein sequence MAAAQDIDLAVIGLGYVGLPLALEACRAGLRVAGLDADPAVVSGLCAGRSHVDDISPAGVREMLDAGFTPVGDEAILDHARTVVICVPTPLSTEGGPDLAAVRAASAAVSRHLSPGMLVVLESTTYPGTTEEVVRPILETSGLTAGADFHLAFSPERIDPGNPEYGLANTPKIVGGLTPACANTAAAFYGKLVENVVLARGTREAEMAKLLENTYRHVNIALVNEMAIFCHELGIDLWDAISCASTKPFGFQAFFPGPGVGGHCIPIDPNYLSYKVRSLGYPFRFVELAQEINSRMPRYVVERAQHLLNRDGKALMGARVLLLGVTYKPDIADQRESPARHVAARLRALGADVSYHDPYVREWRVEGEPVPRAPHLRPALAEADLTIVLTDHAEYTTDTVSDHARLVFDTRGSSRLTGADRL, from the coding sequence ATGGCTGCTGCACAAGATATCGACCTCGCCGTCATCGGGCTCGGTTATGTGGGCCTGCCGCTGGCGCTGGAGGCCTGCCGGGCCGGCCTGCGGGTGGCCGGCCTGGACGCCGACCCCGCCGTGGTCTCCGGACTGTGCGCGGGCCGTTCGCACGTCGACGACATCTCGCCCGCCGGCGTGCGCGAGATGCTCGACGCCGGCTTCACGCCCGTCGGGGACGAGGCGATCCTCGACCACGCCCGCACCGTGGTGATCTGCGTGCCCACCCCGCTGTCCACCGAGGGCGGGCCCGACCTGGCCGCGGTGCGGGCGGCCTCCGCCGCCGTCTCCCGGCACCTGTCGCCGGGCATGCTGGTGGTGCTGGAGTCGACCACCTACCCCGGGACCACCGAGGAGGTGGTCCGCCCGATCCTGGAGACCTCCGGGCTCACCGCGGGCGCCGACTTCCACCTGGCCTTCTCCCCCGAGCGCATCGACCCCGGCAACCCCGAGTACGGGCTGGCCAACACCCCGAAAATCGTCGGGGGGCTCACCCCGGCCTGCGCCAACACCGCCGCCGCCTTCTACGGCAAGCTGGTCGAGAACGTCGTCCTCGCCCGCGGCACCCGCGAGGCGGAAATGGCCAAGCTGCTGGAGAACACCTATCGGCACGTCAATATCGCGCTGGTCAACGAAATGGCAATCTTCTGCCATGAACTCGGGATCGACCTGTGGGACGCGATCAGCTGCGCGTCCACCAAGCCGTTCGGTTTCCAGGCGTTCTTCCCCGGGCCCGGCGTCGGCGGCCACTGCATTCCCATCGACCCGAACTACCTGTCGTACAAGGTCCGTTCGCTGGGCTACCCGTTCCGTTTCGTCGAGCTGGCCCAGGAGATCAACTCCCGGATGCCCCGCTACGTGGTCGAACGCGCGCAGCACCTGCTCAACCGGGACGGCAAGGCGCTCATGGGCGCCCGGGTGCTGCTCCTGGGCGTGACCTACAAGCCCGACATCGCCGACCAGCGCGAGTCCCCCGCCCGGCACGTCGCGGCGCGGCTGCGGGCGCTGGGCGCGGACGTCTCCTACCACGACCCCTACGTGCGGGAATGGAGGGTCGAGGGGGAGCCGGTGCCCCGTGCCCCGCACCTGCGGCCCGCGCTGGCCGAGGCCGATCTCACGATCGTCCTGACCGACCACGCCGAATACACGACCGACACCGTGAGCGACCACGCCCGCCTGGTGTTCGACACCCGCGGCAGCTCACGGCTGACGGGCGCCGACCGGCTGTGA
- a CDS encoding cytochrome P450 — MTESAVSGGMSALLGFDPLDPGFRLDPYPHYARLREEQPIFRSPLGFWMVTRHRDCSLLLQDPRFGYPEGDAAKATDLFAAGFSSQRNFFIFMNPPDHTRMRDIVRAWLSPRVVRSLRPYVQAAADRLLDEALRREEFDLIGSFAHALPFGVICELLDVPGDDRPMIMRLAQDYLAGIGPAVSVTPEQHQARDEAVAALNDYFRALSARRRAVPGSDVLTHLTQALDGGSMSEDELLGTCILLFVAGHGTTTNLIGNSTLALLRHPEQRARFLAEPKLEGSAIEELLRYDAPTQMSFRVALEDVPLDDDHVVAAGEQVLAVRGAANRDPAVHADPDRLDLGRTDNRHLTFGGGIHVCLGSALGRMQARTALRTLLQRAPALALAGEDLAYQESLMVRGLKALHVSTGPGAVVETER; from the coding sequence ATGACCGAGTCCGCGGTGTCGGGTGGCATGTCCGCCCTGCTCGGCTTCGATCCCCTGGACCCCGGCTTCCGGCTCGACCCCTATCCGCACTACGCGCGGTTGCGCGAGGAGCAGCCGATCTTCCGCAGCCCCCTGGGGTTCTGGATGGTCACCCGGCACCGGGACTGCTCCCTCCTCCTGCAGGACCCGCGCTTCGGCTACCCCGAGGGCGACGCGGCGAAGGCGACCGACCTGTTCGCCGCGGGCTTCTCCAGCCAGCGCAACTTCTTCATCTTCATGAACCCGCCGGACCACACCCGGATGCGCGACATCGTCCGGGCCTGGCTCAGCCCCCGGGTGGTCCGCTCGCTGCGCCCGTACGTCCAGGCGGCGGCGGACCGGCTGCTGGACGAGGCGCTGCGGCGCGAGGAGTTCGACCTGATCGGGTCGTTCGCCCACGCGCTGCCGTTCGGGGTGATCTGCGAGCTGCTCGACGTGCCCGGCGACGACCGTCCGATGATCATGAGGCTGGCCCAGGACTACCTCGCCGGCATCGGCCCGGCCGTCTCGGTGACCCCCGAGCAGCACCAGGCCCGGGACGAGGCGGTGGCCGCGCTCAACGACTACTTCAGGGCGCTGTCGGCGCGCCGCCGGGCGGTCCCCGGCTCGGACGTCCTCACCCACCTGACCCAGGCGCTCGACGGCGGCTCCATGAGCGAGGACGAGCTGCTCGGCACCTGCATCCTGCTGTTCGTGGCCGGCCACGGCACCACGACCAACCTCATCGGCAACTCCACCCTGGCCCTGCTGCGCCACCCCGAGCAGCGGGCCCGCTTCCTGGCCGAGCCGAAGCTGGAGGGAAGCGCGATCGAGGAGCTGCTGCGGTACGACGCGCCGACGCAGATGTCCTTCCGCGTCGCCCTGGAGGACGTGCCGCTGGACGACGACCACGTCGTCGCCGCCGGGGAGCAGGTCCTGGCCGTGCGCGGCGCCGCCAACCGCGATCCGGCGGTGCACGCCGACCCCGACCGGCTGGACCTCGGCCGGACCGACAACCGGCATCTCACCTTCGGCGGCGGCATCCACGTGTGCCTCGGCTCGGCGCTCGGGCGGATGCAGGCCCGCACCGCGCTGCGCACGCTGCTCCAGCGCGCGCCCGCGCTCGCCCTCGCCGGCGAGGACCTCGCGTACCAGGAGAGCCTCATGGTGCGCGGGCTCAAGGCCTTGCACGTCAGCACCGGCCCCGGTGCGGTGGTGGAGACGGAGCGATGA
- a CDS encoding ester cyclase, which translates to MTGRLTRTRERTGTGTRARARRPGRVRHGRAVVCAAVTALLVPLAAACGQEDGGSPGDRAAQGTGAAADRAAATPAGPAAERANADLVRGLYEEVFSKHRLDLAGRYLKKDYLQHTPNVPLGLSGFTMFYEQVFFKTFPDVTATLDQVITQNDKVVSFATWRGRQAGSGKELELRTADVYRVEDGLLAEHWDVIDYYTLMRFGSPPPTGDQPPTRVDRTGSPAQRANAELAERFAAEVLTGRRWDRAGEYLAEDMKQHDPDIGKGLAGFQEHYRRYLERFPDLSVTVSHIVAGEDRVAVFWTARGSESGTLRTLRLNVADVYRVEDGRFAEHWDVVDHSGLAQFGIGVE; encoded by the coding sequence ATGACCGGACGCCTGACGAGGACCAGGGAACGGACCGGAACGGGGACGCGGGCGCGGGCCCGCCGGCCGGGGAGGGTGCGGCATGGCCGGGCGGTGGTGTGCGCGGCCGTGACGGCGCTGCTCGTCCCGCTGGCCGCCGCCTGCGGCCAGGAGGACGGCGGATCGCCCGGGGACCGCGCCGCTCAGGGCACCGGGGCGGCGGCCGACCGCGCGGCGGCCACGCCGGCCGGGCCCGCGGCCGAACGCGCGAACGCCGACCTCGTCCGCGGCCTGTACGAGGAGGTCTTCTCCAAGCACCGGCTCGACCTCGCCGGCCGCTACCTGAAGAAGGACTACCTCCAGCACACGCCGAACGTCCCGCTGGGGCTCTCCGGCTTCACGATGTTCTACGAGCAGGTCTTCTTCAAGACCTTCCCCGACGTCACCGCCACCCTCGACCAGGTGATCACGCAGAACGACAAGGTCGTGTCGTTCGCCACCTGGCGGGGCCGCCAGGCCGGCTCGGGCAAGGAGCTGGAGCTGCGCACGGCCGACGTCTACCGGGTCGAGGACGGGCTGCTGGCCGAGCACTGGGACGTGATCGACTACTACACCCTGATGCGCTTCGGCAGCCCGCCGCCCACCGGCGACCAGCCGCCGACGCGGGTCGACCGTACCGGGAGCCCGGCGCAGCGGGCCAACGCCGAGCTGGCCGAGCGGTTCGCCGCCGAGGTGCTGACCGGGCGGCGCTGGGACCGGGCGGGGGAGTACCTGGCCGAGGACATGAAGCAGCACGACCCGGACATCGGCAAGGGCCTGGCGGGCTTCCAGGAGCACTACCGCCGGTACCTGGAGAGGTTCCCCGACCTGAGCGTCACCGTCTCGCACATCGTCGCGGGCGAGGACCGGGTGGCCGTCTTCTGGACCGCGCGCGGCAGCGAGTCCGGCACCCTGCGCACCCTCCGCCTCAACGTCGCCGACGTCTACCGGGTCGAGGACGGCAGGTTCGCCGAACACTGGGACGTCGTCGACCACTCGGGTCTCGCGCAGTTCGGGATAGGAGTCGAATGA
- the sigJ gene encoding RNA polymerase sigma factor SigJ, which translates to MTEAESAPVEHFESNRELLFGVAYRILGSVADAEDVVQESWLRWSRVDHDVVEDPQLFLIQISTRLALDRLRRAKARREVYVGPWLPEPLPTGPEIEEGAELADSVSMAMLIVLETLSPLERVVFVLREAFEFSFAEIGTVLGRSEPAVRQLARRARSHVRERRPRFRHDRKVRRQVTERFLEACLGADMEELLDLLAPEVMLCGDGGGQRGTPRVPVRGARQVSRLLVQGVQKVLRPLATSAPGVPDPSTGGSIVDVNGGPAALITADGEPVAVVVLDMDPVTDRITQVWLIANPDKLGSVEGGH; encoded by the coding sequence GTGACCGAAGCGGAATCGGCTCCCGTCGAGCATTTCGAGAGCAACCGCGAGCTGTTGTTCGGAGTGGCGTACCGGATCCTGGGCAGCGTGGCCGACGCCGAGGACGTCGTCCAGGAGTCATGGCTGCGGTGGAGCCGCGTCGATCACGACGTGGTGGAGGACCCGCAGCTGTTCCTCATCCAGATCTCCACCCGGCTGGCGCTGGACCGGCTGCGGCGGGCCAAGGCGCGCCGCGAGGTGTACGTCGGGCCCTGGCTGCCCGAGCCGCTGCCGACCGGGCCGGAGATCGAGGAGGGGGCCGAGCTGGCCGACTCGGTGTCGATGGCCATGCTCATCGTGCTGGAGACCCTCTCCCCGCTGGAACGTGTCGTCTTCGTGCTGCGCGAGGCGTTCGAGTTCTCGTTCGCCGAGATCGGGACGGTGCTGGGCCGGTCCGAGCCCGCGGTCCGCCAGCTCGCCCGGCGGGCCCGGTCCCACGTCCGGGAGCGCCGGCCCCGGTTCCGCCACGACCGCAAGGTCCGGCGGCAGGTGACCGAGCGGTTCCTTGAGGCGTGCCTGGGCGCCGACATGGAGGAACTGCTCGACCTGCTCGCCCCCGAGGTGATGCTGTGCGGCGACGGCGGCGGCCAGCGCGGCACCCCCCGGGTGCCGGTACGGGGCGCCCGGCAGGTCAGCCGGCTCCTGGTCCAGGGCGTCCAGAAGGTGCTGCGCCCGCTGGCCACCAGCGCGCCGGGGGTGCCGGACCCGAGCACCGGCGGCTCGATCGTGGACGTCAACGGCGGCCCGGCCGCCCTCATCACCGCCGACGGCGAGCCGGTCGCCGTCGTCGTCCTCGACATGGACCCCGTCACCGACCGCATCACTCAGGTCTGGCTGATCGCCAATCCGGACAAGCTGGGGAGCGTCGAGGGCGGGCACTGA
- a CDS encoding NAD(P)/FAD-dependent oxidoreductase has product MPPSRTDRHRTHDVAVLGSGLPGTVLGAVLARAGADVVVLDETARAGGVTGESLTPRAAVALRAVAERYEVPEIEALASFEGCARRVGSAFGVRRHFGFLYHREGLAQDPREVHQYTNGPLADAPHLYRPDTDAYMLHVALRHGCGLSLGAPVEEMAADGSGVTLARADGSEVRARFVVDASGRSSPVARLLGLREEPTRLRHRSRSLWTHMAGVRRTDEVLATARPGIPAPPIPWHEGSVHHVFEGGWLWVLPFDNHKAGRAPLCSVGVGLDPRRHPAEPGRMPGDDFAALVARFPDLERQFAHAAPVREWESADPVQYSSTRTVGERWCLLGESAGAVDRLFYRDLSDTVEAINLLAWRLLDALREDDFDPGRFEQVERLQQALLDRNDELVGSAYAAFSDHALWNAVFRVWAWGTGAGTFRLQEALTKYRSDGRDAHFREIEETRHPGLLWPDHDGFRKLFEEMVARCRAYEAGIIGGGDAAAELWEIIRSADFVPRHLGYAEPDQPYIHPTPRKAVRSLRWVRAHGDPELRRVLSGNAREALRSRLRGRTFF; this is encoded by the coding sequence ATGCCCCCCTCCCGTACCGACCGCCACCGCACCCATGACGTCGCCGTCCTCGGTTCCGGCCTGCCCGGTACGGTGCTCGGCGCCGTGCTCGCCCGGGCCGGGGCCGACGTGGTCGTGCTCGACGAGACCGCCCGCGCGGGCGGCGTCACCGGCGAGTCCCTCACCCCGCGGGCCGCGGTCGCCCTGCGGGCCGTGGCCGAACGCTACGAGGTGCCGGAGATCGAGGCCCTGGCGTCGTTCGAGGGCTGCGCGCGGCGCGTCGGGTCGGCGTTCGGGGTCCGGCGGCACTTCGGCTTCCTCTACCACCGCGAGGGCCTCGCCCAGGACCCCCGCGAGGTGCACCAGTACACCAACGGCCCCCTGGCCGACGCTCCCCACCTGTACCGCCCCGACACCGACGCGTACATGCTGCACGTGGCCCTGCGGCACGGCTGCGGGCTCTCCCTGGGCGCGCCCGTCGAGGAGATGGCGGCCGACGGCTCGGGAGTGACGCTGGCGCGCGCCGACGGGAGCGAGGTCAGGGCGCGGTTCGTGGTGGACGCCTCCGGGCGGTCCTCGCCCGTGGCGCGGCTGCTCGGGCTCCGCGAGGAACCGACCCGGCTCCGGCACCGGTCCCGGTCGCTGTGGACCCACATGGCCGGGGTGCGCCGGACCGACGAGGTCCTCGCCACCGCCCGGCCGGGAATCCCCGCCCCGCCGATCCCCTGGCATGAGGGGTCTGTCCACCATGTTTTCGAGGGGGGATGGCTCTGGGTCCTTCCGTTCGACAATCACAAGGCCGGTCGCGCTCCGCTCTGCAGCGTCGGGGTCGGTCTCGACCCGCGCCGCCATCCGGCCGAGCCCGGCCGCATGCCGGGGGACGACTTCGCCGCGCTGGTGGCGCGGTTCCCCGACCTGGAACGCCAGTTCGCCCACGCCGCGCCGGTGCGCGAATGGGAGTCGGCCGACCCGGTCCAGTACTCCTCCACCCGTACCGTCGGTGAGCGCTGGTGCCTGCTCGGCGAGTCGGCCGGCGCGGTGGACCGGCTGTTCTACCGCGACCTCTCCGACACCGTCGAGGCGATCAACCTGCTGGCCTGGCGGCTGCTGGACGCGCTGCGCGAGGACGACTTCGACCCCGGCCGCTTCGAGCAGGTCGAGCGGCTCCAGCAGGCGCTGCTGGACCGCAACGACGAGCTGGTGGGCTCGGCGTACGCCGCGTTCTCCGACCACGCGCTGTGGAACGCGGTCTTCCGCGTCTGGGCCTGGGGCACCGGGGCGGGCACCTTCCGGCTCCAGGAGGCGCTGACCAAGTACCGTTCGGACGGCAGGGACGCGCACTTCCGGGAGATCGAGGAGACGCGGCATCCCGGGCTGCTGTGGCCCGACCACGACGGTTTCCGCAAGCTCTTCGAGGAGATGGTGGCGCGTTGCCGGGCGTACGAGGCCGGGATCATCGGCGGCGGCGACGCGGCGGCCGAGCTGTGGGAGATCATCCGCTCCGCCGACTTCGTCCCCCGCCACCTGGGTTACGCCGAGCCCGACCAGCCCTACATCCATCCGACGCCGCGCAAGGCCGTCAGGTCGCTGCGCTGGGTGCGGGCCCACGGCGATCCCGAGCTGCGCCGGGTGCTCAGCGGGAACGCGCGGGAGGCGCTCCGCTCCCGGCTGCGCGGCCGGACGTTCTTCTGA
- a CDS encoding TetR/AcrR family transcriptional regulator: protein MVNETVISEELRSAILKCALEVCRAEGYPNVSMAAIAARAGVTEELLATRWPSRSALLIDAFRREIGAEFLLADSGDFHADLRSQLTAVAKVFTDPSISPHLTALIAEMQHDPEVSGTFGERVFGPNRFMARARFESARKSGQIRDDIDIDTAIDLTFAPLWFRLLLPTGPITPDYAAEVADLSVAALGRS, encoded by the coding sequence GTGGTAAACGAAACGGTCATCTCCGAGGAACTCAGGAGTGCCATCCTGAAATGTGCTCTGGAAGTGTGCCGGGCGGAAGGCTATCCGAACGTTTCGATGGCGGCGATAGCGGCCCGCGCGGGGGTCACCGAAGAGCTCCTCGCGACCCGCTGGCCGTCCCGGAGCGCCCTGCTCATCGACGCCTTCCGCCGCGAGATCGGAGCCGAGTTCCTGCTGGCCGACAGCGGGGACTTCCACGCCGACCTGCGCTCCCAGCTGACCGCGGTGGCCAAGGTGTTCACCGACCCCTCGATCTCCCCCCACCTCACCGCCCTGATCGCCGAGATGCAGCACGACCCGGAGGTGTCGGGCACGTTCGGCGAGCGGGTGTTCGGGCCCAACCGGTTCATGGCCCGGGCGCGCTTCGAGAGCGCCCGCAAGAGCGGCCAGATCCGCGACGACATCGACATCGACACCGCCATCGACCTGACCTTCGCACCCCTGTGGTTCCGGCTGCTGCTCCCCACCGGCCCGATCACCCCGGATTACGCAGCCGAGGTCGCCGACCTCTCCGTCGCCGCGCTGGGTCGCTCCTAG
- a CDS encoding GntR family transcriptional regulator: MHPEEIATLLRRAVRRRVLRPGQTLNQDDLSRRLGVSRVPVREALRTLVGEGLITMQSGMGAIVAELDAEEVEELYDLRLQLEPPLAATVTANASERDIDELADLLRRMDRVEEPDPEEWSGLNYGFRRHLYELSERPHSVRLVTQVLNLVEPYSRYYAHVLGGQEQIREELTAEITALRDRDGGRLAGLISEHLAKARRELVAAMRAADGPSDDLTSLFSDI; this comes from the coding sequence GTGCATCCAGAGGAAATCGCCACCCTGCTGCGCCGGGCGGTGCGCAGGCGGGTGCTCCGACCAGGACAGACCCTCAACCAGGACGACCTCTCCCGCCGGCTGGGCGTGAGCCGCGTCCCGGTGCGGGAGGCGCTGCGGACGCTGGTCGGCGAAGGGCTGATCACCATGCAGTCCGGCATGGGCGCGATCGTCGCCGAGCTGGACGCCGAGGAGGTCGAGGAACTGTACGACCTGCGCCTGCAGCTGGAACCGCCGCTGGCGGCGACGGTCACCGCGAACGCGAGCGAGCGCGACATCGACGAGCTGGCCGACCTGCTGCGCCGGATGGACCGGGTCGAGGAGCCGGACCCCGAGGAGTGGTCCGGGCTCAACTACGGCTTCCGCCGCCACCTGTACGAGCTGTCCGAGCGCCCGCACAGCGTCCGGCTGGTGACCCAGGTGCTCAACCTCGTCGAACCGTACTCCCGCTACTACGCCCACGTGCTGGGCGGCCAGGAGCAGATCAGGGAGGAGCTGACCGCCGAGATCACCGCCCTGCGGGACCGCGACGGAGGCCGGCTCGCCGGACTGATCTCCGAGCACCTGGCCAAGGCCCGGCGCGAGCTGGTCGCCGCGATGCGGGCCGCGGACGGGCCCAGCGACGACCTGACATCGCTGTTCTCGGACATCTGA